The Arachis hypogaea cultivar Tifrunner chromosome 16, arahy.Tifrunner.gnm2.J5K5, whole genome shotgun sequence genome contains a region encoding:
- the LOC112757960 gene encoding two-component response regulator ARR8, with the protein MGMAAAAATESQQFHVLAVDDSLIDRKLIERLLRTSSYQVTTVDSGTKALEFLGLRENDDGTPNTPSISPNNHQEVEVNMVITDYCMPGMTGYDLLKKIKESSSLRNIPVVIMSSENVPSRISRCLEEGAEEFFLKPVRLSDLNRLKPHIMKRSKLKDQDQKQVIPEKIDTLLEVQKQHQPQEEAQPQVQPNLEQQQQQQSLQQNNNNNNNSSNKRKSMEQSLSPETTDRTRPRYSGIATVV; encoded by the exons ATGGGGATGGCTGCTGCAGCTGCTACAGAGTCACAGCAGTTTCATGTGTTGGCTGTTGATGACAGCCTCATAGATAGGAAGCTTATTGAGAGGCTCCTAAGAACTTCTTCTTACCAAG TTACTACAGTTGATTCTGGGACCAAAGCTTTAGAATTTCTGGGCTTGCGTGAGAATGATGATGGCACCCCAAATACACCTTCTATTTCTCCTAACAATCATCAG GAGGTGGAGGTGAATATGGTTATAACAGATTACTGTATGCCTGGGATGACCGGCTATGATTTGCTCAAGAAAATCAAG gaatCTTCATCTCTTAGAAACATACCAGTGGTGATTATGTCATCTGAGAATGTGCCTTCAAGAATTAGCAG ATGCTTGGAGGAAGGAGCTGAAGAATTTTTCTTGAAGCCAGTGAGGCTTTCAGATTTGAATAGGCTCAAACCACATATAATGAAGAGGAGCAAGTTGAAAGATCAAGATCAAAAGCAAGTGATACCAGAAAAGATTGATACTTTATTAGAAGTTCAAAAGCAGCATCAACCACAAGAAGAAGCACAGCCACAAGTGCAACCAAAtttagaacaacaacaacaacaacaatcactgcaacaaaacaacaacaataacaataacagcaGCAACAAGAGGAAGAGCATGGAGCAGAGCCTTTCACCAGAGACCACTGACAGAACTAGACCAAGATACAGTGGCATAGCCACTGTGGTATGA